The following proteins are co-located in the Theropithecus gelada isolate Dixy chromosome 19, Tgel_1.0, whole genome shotgun sequence genome:
- the TM6SF2 gene encoding transmembrane 6 superfamily member 2 — protein sequence MDIPPLAGKIAALSLSALPVSYALNHVSALSHPLWVALMSALILGLLFVAVYSLSHGEISYDPLYAVFAVFAFTSVVDLIIALQEDGYVVGFMDFYTKEGEPYLRTAHGVFICYWDGTVHYLLYLAMAGAICRRKRYRNFGLYWLGSFAMSILVFLTGNILGKYSSEIRPAFFLTIPYLLVPCWAGVRVFSQPRAPTCCTANTVQEEQRKGLLQRPADLALVIYLILAGFFTLFRGLVVLDCPTDSCFVYIYQYEPYLRDPVAYPKVQMLMYMFYVLPFCGLAAYALTFPGCSWLPDWALVFAGAIGQAQFSHMGASMHLRTPFTYRVPEDTWGCFFVCNLLYALGPHLLAYRCLQWPAFFHQPPPSGPIALHKKQH from the exons ATGGACATCCCGCCGCTGGCCGGCAAGATCGCGGCGCTGTCGCTGAGCGCCCTCCCGGTGTCCTACGCGCTCAACCATGTCTCGGCGCTCTCGCA CCCCCTGTGGGTGGCATTGATGAGCGCCCTAATCCTGGGTCTGCTCTTCGTGGCAGTCTACAGCTTGTCCCATGGCGAAATCTCCTATGACCCACTCTATGCTG TCTTCGCCGTCTTCGCCTTCACCTCGGTTGTGGACCTCATCATCGCTCTTCAGGAAGACGGCTATGTGGTGGGCTTCATGGATTTCTACACCAAGGAG GGAGAGCCATACCTGCGCACAGCACACGGAGTCTTCATTTGCTACTGGGATGGCACCGTTCACTACCTCCTCTACCTGGCCATGGCCGGCGCCATCTGCAgaag GAAGAGATACCGGAACTTTGGACTGTACTGGCTGGGTTCCTTCGCCATGAGCATCCTGGTGTTCCTTACAGGAAACATTCTTG GCAAATACAGCTCCGAGATCAGGCCTGCCTTCTTCCTCACCATCCCCTACCTGCTGGTGCCATGCTGGGCTGGCGTGAGGGTCTTCAGCCAGCCCCGGGCACCAACCTGCTGCACCGCCAACACG GTGCAGGAGGAACAAAGAAAGGGACTCCTGCAGCGTCCAGCTGACCTGGCCCTTGTCATATACCTCATCCTTGCTGGCTTCTTCACTCTGTTCCGGGGCCTG GTGGTGCTTGACTGCCCCACAGATTCCTGCTTTGTCTATATCTACCAGTATGAGCCATACCTGCGGGACCCTGTGGCCTATCCTAAGGTGCAG ATGCTGATGTACATGTTTTATGTCCTGCCTTTCTGCGGCCTGGCTGCCTATGCTCTCACCTTCCCTGGTTGTTCCTGGCTGCCAGACTGGGCCTTGGTGTTTGCTGGAGCCAtcggccag GCACAGTTCTCGCACATGGGGGCTTCCATGCACCTGCGCACACCCTTCACCTACCGTGTGCCTGAGGACACCTGGGGCTGCTTCTTCGTGTGCAATCTGCTGTATGCACTGGGCCCCCACCTGCTGGCCTACCGTTGCCTTCAGTGGCCTGCATTCTTCCACCAGCCACCACCCTCCGGCCCCATAGCCCTCCACAAGAAGCAGCATTGA